GAGTTTCACAAATTTAGCACAAGTTTGAACATCCAAAGCTGCTATAGCCACCTCTTCTAACTATTTTAGGAAGTTTTAGCTTATTTGagcattttaacattagattttatcattttaacatttcattatgagtttaattaatttttcttctttattttctataatttccattatgagtagctagagttttactagggttgtgacccaatgCTAGtatgtaaaccttatgggtataTAATTTACTGCATGTTTATAattgggtgtttattatttaaCTTAGTTCATGTTTGATTTTTAGAATTAAtcgttgcaaacattgattcatgcctaattgacAGTCTTTACTTGAAAAAGAGGGACCTAGTCTACGATAacttagctaacaaggaattggattaattgagagattgattaaccTAATTAAAGGGTTTAAACTAGTGATAGTAATAACTTGACTTGAGCTATTTTCAATTGTTTTGAttgatacccatttggacttgagaaagccaaattgggcaaaattactcttggaccgagaggtattgagtagTTAATGTAGAGTTAAGAGCTATAATAAAAcccaatcaacaaaacaagcAATAACATCTTTATCCCATTAGGCAAACAACTAGGTTATGGTCACAGCCCTATGCCTTTTGGAAAAACCTCAAAAACATTTATctataatctattttctttagcTTGCATTCATTATAGTAACaatagaagtagaaaacaaaaccTTGGTGTGGAAGAGCAATCTTAGATAACCCATTTACTTGCTTTAAATATATACTCCCAACACCTTTCATAACTCCAGTGGATTTGACCTCGACtcataattgggtaattattatTGCATACAACTATATCATATCTCTTATTGAGGTATGTTGTGGACGTCATCAATTTTTAGTGTCGTTGTCGTGGAGTTAAAATGGTGTTAGCTGTAGATTTGggtttatttttggaatatcttCTTTTCCTTACGttgttactaacttgtgtgaAACTACTTTAGGTACAATTATGGCAGCAAACAATGAACTCAGAAATATGCCTTTGGGGGATATGGACGTCAATGATGAGCAAATTGAGGAACCTCAAGACAATAAAAGAGGTCAAGTGCCACATGACAATGTCCCCGCTCCACCCCCACCTCCACCACGAGCGGCTCCACACCGGGTGTTACTCAatgaaggatatgctagtgcaatagtCCCTCCCCGTATTAGGGTGGTCAACTTTCAAATCACCAATGCGATGCTCACTTTGCTTGAGCAACGGGGTTTCTTCACTAGTGATCTGACTAAAAATAAATGCAAACAtttgaaggggtttgtggatacttgttgggggagcaaaCAAACAAATGTCTACGACGATACATTGAAGTTGAGGCTTTTTCCCTTCTCTCTATTAGGGAAAGCGTTAGATTGGTTGGAACAATTACTAAACCATTCCATTcgtacttgggatgagttggcaaaAAAATATTGCTAAATTCTTCTGTCACGGGCATATGGCTACACTTCGAGATGAGATTTTGTCCTTCAAGCAAGAGATGAATAAACCACTACACGATATATGGGATCAATATAGAACAATGGTCAAGGAAtctcccaacaatgatatgacggaaaatatgattcaacaaaccttctaTCGTAGAATTAACACAACCAAGCAATGTGTAGTGAATCAACTTGCCAGTGGGAACTTTATGACTACGCCTTATGCGGAGGAGTGTGAGATTTTGGATTAAATGGCAGAAACATCATCGGCGTGGTAATCCCGGGCTAATGTTCCACAAGGTGATCCAAACATGATCCACCTTCATAAAGAGTTGCATTACCATGGGCAAGCCATTGCCGGATTGACTACTAACATGAATCAACTAGAGAAGGCTCAATTTCATCAAGTGCAAAATCCTAAGCAAGTCAATGCCATGGAAGGGGTGAACATGATGGTAAACAAAAGAAGGACCAATGGTCCACAAGTGCAAAATTGAGTGAAGAATTATGTGCAAGAGGATAGTGGTTTTGACAAAGATGATTCATATAATGAAGAATAAGAAGAGGAGGttcaatatgtgaacaactttcAAGGGCGAAGAAACAAATACCAAGGCCcgaaccaacaacaatggagacctcaaaacaatcaaggcaattggaattcTAACAATCAAGGTAATTGAGTGGTggcaacaatcaaggaaattggagtggtggaacaatcaagggaattggccCCCGATGTATCAACCGAACATCTAGCCTCTTTATCCTTCCCATGGTCCAAGTTATTCAAACGATGAGATGGGGCATATTGAAAAATCTTCAAGAAAATGATGGAAAATAATGCCGATTCGGATGCCCAACTTGCCTCACACAACACATCAATTCGTAACTTAGAAGTTCAAATGGGGAAACTCTCTCAAGCTCTTAATTCTCTTCCTAAGGGGGaactaccaagtgacacggtagtaaacccaaagggtaGAAAAAACACAAGCATGCCATGGACGTTACTACAAAAAGTGGAAAAGGTGGGAATGCACCCACCTTTAGTCAAAGGCAACTTGTGGATGATGAGCAAGTGGTACAAGAAGAAGAGATCCCGAACAATATGGTTCAACCAAATGAAAAAGCTTGGATTGTTGTTGATGATAGTGTGGAATAGACTCAAGAGGAGGTGAACCTGTCTAGAGATCGCATTATTGACAAATCGGAGCCGGTAGTGCAAAAGGCTAAGGAATGATTGCCTAAGCCTCCACCTTCATACCCTCAAAGACTTGACAACCAAAATGGTGAGAATCAATTCAAGAAATTCTTTCAAATGATGAAGAGTCTCTCAATCGATTTGCCATTAGTTGAAGCTTTGGAGCAAATGTCCAGTTATGCTAATTTTATGAAGGATCTCGTGACAAAGAAGCGGTCAATGAATTTTGAAACCATCAAagtcactcatcaagtgagtgaaATTGTGCATTCAATGGCTCCTAAGTTGGAGGATCCCAGTGCTTTCACGATTCCTTGTACAGTTGAAAGTGCTGagtttgctaaagctctttgtgatcttggagaAATTATCAATTTGATGCTCTATTCGGTTTTCAAGACTTCAGGAATTGGGCAACCAATACCTAcctctatgagattgcaaatggccgatcGTACTATGAAGAGACCCTTGGGAGTGATTGAAGATGTCttggttcgtgttgataaattcattcttccagCGGATTTTGTCATTTTAGATTGTGAAGTTGATTATgaggtgccgattattcttgaGAGATCCTTTCTTGCTATAGGGAAGGTCCTGTGAGATGTTGAAGCCGAAAAACTTACTTTTtgggttggtgatgaaaaagtgattTT
This sequence is a window from Nicotiana sylvestris chromosome 3, ASM39365v2, whole genome shotgun sequence. Protein-coding genes within it:
- the LOC104224774 gene encoding uncharacterized protein, with protein sequence MKSLSIDLPLVEALEQMSSYANFMKDLVTKKRSMNFETIKVTHQVSEIVHSMAPKLEDPSAFTIPCTVESAEFAKALCDLGEIINLMLYSVFKTSGIGQPIPTSMRLQMADRTMKRPLGVIEDVLVRVDKFILPADFVILDCEVDYEVPIILERSFLAIGKVL